A region of the Anolis sagrei isolate rAnoSag1 chromosome 4, rAnoSag1.mat, whole genome shotgun sequence genome:
TTAGATTAACAGGAAGTTTGTTTTGACACATTATCCTGAAAAAAACAATTTAGTATGTGTGTGAACCCAAGAAAGTTTCTGCTTTGTGTTGTCCCTCTTTTCTATGTACCTTCTTTAAGACCAGCAGAAGGTACATtaactcgaatctaatgctcacctttttttactatattaccttcccaaaatgagggtgcacattagatttgtgtaatatggtaaatacttttttgggtttcagggttttgaaaattgagttgCGCATTAGAATTGATGGCACACCTCTGAGTTtcatccatgtgttttggacttcagcttccagaattcctgaccattggacaagctagcaagagcttctgggagttggaggtcaacacatctggagggccacagatgtGCAGGCCTGGTTCAGAGATGTACGGGTGAATGCAGCTGCAGCCAGTTGAGAAATGTGTATTTTCTCATATTCAGAgctaattcatttttattttaagttTCACCTTGGGTCTCTTtttcataaataaaaaatgtatttttatagttTGATTAGAGCAGAAGCTTGGTAACAGATGCGATGCTGCTTGTTTGGGTGCAGACGGCaaatacacagacatatacaaaTGTAAGCAAGCTTAAACACACATCAAGATGGCATCAAAGATGGTAGAGAAATGCCAATTAGTGTGGAATGTGCTAGAGTATTTAAAGTGCTTTGTTTTCCAAGTGAACCAAACCTAGTATCTGGTAAAAAGTTTTCTGTGTGCAAATTTTATTTTGAAGCATTGTGTTAATAAGCTTCAGCAGCACAAACATCTAATTTATTCTGTGTTTGAAGAATTTTAGGCTGTGTATTTTACTAAAATGACCTTCATTGTGGCATGGGGAGTTAACTGCTACTTTGATACTTCACACACCCAACCATGCACTAAAAGATAAAGTCCCAGCCCAAATATATCTTTTCAGACCAAAGCTTATAATGTCTTCCTAGTTGTTTAGGAAAGCGGGTGTGATGTTAATTCCTTGCTACATTTAATTGCTTTATTTAAATTTGTGTTTCTCCTATTACATTATTTCCCTTTCTGTATTTTCAGAATAATAGCTTATCTATTTTgtatatttctttatttgtaaTCTCCTTGTTTTTGTTACGTTTTTGTTACATTAAATTTGTTAAAGTTATATTTCTAGATTTCCTAGCTACTGTCAATAAGATCTTTTTCTTCTCTGTTCTGTAACTGGCCGCTATATACAGCATTCTTAAACATTTGTGCAAAATGAagctgggggtgggggttgggATCTGAGGATACATATTCAGAATTTCTTAGTGTTAAGGAGTACCAACTGATAGGACTTTCTGGTTGCAATCATGTACCTACCTATCTGAGAATTCAGTACATGTGTAAACATATGCTGCTTGGTTAATAATCTGAATTTaaattatgtattacatttagctaaaataaataaatttcaatatTAATAAATTACTTTTATCAAAACTTGTATGCCTTTTGGAGGTATCGAAGGATGCATTAGTTAAATTTCAATAAGAAGAGCGATTTATCTTTCGCTGTCAGCAcacttctttaatattttttctttttataaatgcCCTATCCTTCAGAAAACTGAGTTAGCTCTACCAGTTAAATTTCATTTCTCACAATTAATCAGCTATAGAGTTAGGTTCTGTGTTGTTTGTATAGTGCATGTTAGCATGTTCTGCTGTTTAAACCTCCCTCACCTTCTATCTGGGCTGTCCTATAGGTTTTCTGAGCTGCTGCTATGAGGAAACCCCGGAGGAGGTCCCGGCAGACCTTAGAAGGGAGACGTTCTCCTTCGCCGTACAGCTTGAAATGTTCACCCACTCGGGAGACTCTGACATATGCCCAAGCTCAACGAATAGTGGAGGTTGATATTGATGGGCGTCTCCATCGCATCAGCATCTATGATCCACTAAAGATCATCACGGAAGATGAGCTCACTGCCCAGGACATCACAGAATGCAACAGTAACAAGGAAAACAGTGAACAACCATTGTTtccttcaaaatccaaaaaaacacAATGTAAGGGCAAGAAAAAGGAGACATGTACAAAACATTCTCCCGGGACATCCTTCCATCTGCCACAGCCCAGCTTTCGAATGATAGAGCCCTTCAGCCAACCAGATGCTCCACCTTTGCCTTCAGCATACTATCAGTATCTTGAGAAACTACCCGAGGATGTTGATGCTGAAGTGGAATATGATATGGATGAGGAAGATTTAGCTTGGCTTGACATGATCAACGAGAAGAGGAAGAATGATGGTTACGGGTCAATTTCTGCTGAGACTTTTGAACTGCTGCTGGATCGATTAGAGAAGGAGTCCTACATGGAGAGTCGTAACAATGGAAGCCAGCAGACCTTAATAGATGAGGATGCTGTTTGTTGTGTTTGCATGGATGATGAGTGTCATAACAGCaatgtaattttgttttgtgACATCTGTAACTTGGCTGTGCATCAGGAATGTTATGGAGTGCCCTACATTCCCGAAGGGCAGTGGCTTTGTCGCTGCTGCCTGCAGTCCCCTTCCCACCCTGTTGATTGTGTCTTGTGCCCAAACAAAGGTGGTGCCTTCAAACAGACCAGTGATGGTCACTGGGCCCATGTTGTTTGTGCCATCTGGATCCCAGAAGTCTGTTTCGCAAACACTGTGTTTCTGGAACCCATTGAGGGGATAGAAAATATTCCACCAGCTCGCTGGAAATTATCATGTTACATCTGCAAGCAGAAGGGCATGGGAGCAGCCATTCAGTGCCACAAGGTGAACTGCTACACTGCTTTCCATGTTACCTGTGCCCAGAGGGCTGGTCTCTTCATGAAGATTGAGCCCATGAGGGAGACCAGCCTCAATGGCACAACATTTACTGTGCGCAAAACTGCTTATTGTGAGGCACATTCCCCTTCTGGTACTCCGAAGAAAGGGCGCACAGTTACTGTTCGTGGAAGAAGAGAAGACATTGCAAAGAAGGAGGCTGGGGATGAGGGCACTCTCAAAACTAAGAACAAAGTAAAGTTGAAAcagaaggtaaagaaggaaagttgTTCTTCGGTACCTTTACTGATGGTCACACAGATCCCCTCTTACCGGTGAGTGGTACACGTTTTCTGGTCATAGTTGCTATACTGATCCATGCATTAGTCTTAACATTTCATTTCCATATTCTCTTTAAAttgcttcctttctgctttgtgTTCTGTTCAGAACTACTTACCCTATATActgtattcatgtataagtctagaaattttaattaaaagtaaGTATAAGTAAGTATAAGTCATGTACCTTAACTCCTCTCAAAAATGCAACCATTCCCTTCTCTGTTTAGAGTGGTGAAAGACAAGAGCTTAGTCTATCCTGagaaagcattaaaaaaaaaaaaacaccaacccCCTTTATTCCGTTTGGCACTACTTCTGGCCATTTTAAATGCCTGGGTTGTGGCAGTGTTGTGGCAGTGTTGGCCAAAGGGCAGCAGGCTCCTTGAGATGGCAttagtgctttcccctctctgcaaaaTGACCTAcaggtcacatcaaaatccatagttttaGCCTCAAAACCTACTTTCAATTAATACGTGAGATCAATGTATAAATGAGTATATACAGTTATTTAATTGAGACTCCTTGGATAACACTGATCATCTGTATTGGTATCTTTGTATGTTGtacatatctatgtatatatgttgACTAACATCACAGTTGTACCTATTTAGATTTTGTGtgcaaatgaatttttaaaaatggctttatATACAAGGTGTGCTCATGAAATTCTTCTAAAATGTACATAATAAGTCAATTGAATTAAATTAGAAAATAAAATGCAGTGCCAACCATTTTAGGTGAACTCGATTGAAAACATATTGATAACGACTACTTTGTGTATATTTGCTACATGAAATATAGACAGTCTAACTATATAGCCTTATTCTATGGTTACGTTTGTTGCCTAGTTCTCCTGAATTACTGTATGATAGTTACTGAAATGCTAACTTACTTGAATTAAATCTTTGAAGTACTAGTAATTTGGTTCATTTGAACTTAGTCACTGATTGTTGCCCATTATACTATTACTGCAGCTTAATTGAAGCTTTAGAACTGTTTCTAATGAAGTCGGTTTCACTGTTGAAAGTCTTTGATGAACTTGAGATACTTGTGTAGTGTTTGTTATGTGTGACAAAATTAGCATTGCATTGGAGGATTATTGTTTCGCACACCAGGTTTACAAATTTGAAACTGGGTGTAATACTTTGTTAGGAACAGATGAATATAAGGCCTATGTAGCTCAAACCAAGGCCTGACCAGCATTCTCTTCCTGAcaaaactgagcaaatgcttctggGAAGCCCAAATGAAATCCATTAACATAGTAACTCCTCCTCCTTGTGTTTGCCAGCAGTTTGTATTAAGGAGCATATACTGTCTGATGCTGGTTACATCATGATTCATATTTTTTCTCTATGAATTGCCTAATCTACCTATAAAGTGCTTTTTAATTCATGACCACCACTGCATCCAATGTAAATGAGTTTCATATTTCAGCTACATGCTGTGGGAAGAAGTGCTTCCTTTTACCTGTTCTGTGTTTCCTGCCATTCAGTTTCATTACATGACTGAAGATTCTACTATAAAATTATCCCTTTCTGCTTTCGCTtttcatgcatgcatgcatgtctatcaatttttttatcttttcttcTAAGTCAAAGTGTTTCAAATTTGTACATTTTTAAGGGTATGAAATCTTTTGATGTTCTTGTTTTCCATAGGCTGAATAAAATCTGCAGTGGGCTCTCTTTCCAGAGAAAGAATCAGTTTATGCAGAGGCTTCACAACTACTGGCTGTTAAAGCGCCAGTCAAGAAATGGCGTCCCGCTGATACGACGGCTGCACTCTCATTTACAATCCCAAAGAAATGCTGAACAGGTATAACATTTTCTTGCATCCTGAAAAAGTAGGTAGAGATCTGCTGGGTGAATTGATTCAGAGGACTTATGGAAAGATTGGAAGAAAATGGTCTGTTGTAGAATACTCCCAACAGCTAAGAACATGGATAGGAAAATCTGCAGTTAATAGTAGGAATGGAAATCCTAGAGAGTCCTGGTGCAGAGTCTTGTACTGTACATTATCTATCATAATTATAGGAGTGGATTTAGCAACATTGTTTTTGGGGAAATTGTTGTGCCCTATGATTATACTTTTAACCCTTCCCACAGAATACCATTTAGTTTGAAACAGTATCCTTTTGCTGTTTTCATTGGGTTTTGAAATCATTGGTTCTATGCCTTTCGTGTTTCTTTCTTTGTAGATAGAACTTTAGAATTAAATCAGCACTGCCAAGCACCAATTTTTCCTTATTTTCAAAAgctaagagccacatctactgattTGGTATTTGCAGGCCATTGACTTTGTTCTGGTGTACTTGTTTCCTGAGATCATGAATCCAAACGTTATTATTCCTATTTAACATGACATAGGATATTTGGGTCTGAAGCAGGCATTTCATCAGTATTATTGTTTGATACTTGCTATGCCCTGTAATGGTTTGTGGTAGAAAGTGTTCTTGGTAGAAGAACACACAGTGAACTTTGGTCTCAATTATAGCACTTGTATAAAATAACAGCATATATGTGAAAAGTTACAGAAATGTCTGGAATGAATCATAGTTCTCAAAACTAGATTCTATGGTTTAGAGAATATCTTGAGTGCGAAGGATTCTACAATAGGGTAGAGAAGTGATTCAGAAGAGAATCAAAGTGAGACCAGGCAAACAAGCAAAAACTGTCTGTATTTCACAGAAAGAACACGATGAGAAGACTGGTGCAGTGAAAGAAGAATTGAAGTACTGGCAAAAACTGCGGCATGATTTAGAAAGAGCACGGCTCCTCATTGAATTAATTCGCAAACGTGAGAAACTCAAACGTGAGCAGGTGAGCAGAAACATGGCTTGATAATCAGTTAACAATATCCCTAAACATTATGTTTGAACTTGCTGGAACATAATTATACTATCCATGCAAACGTTACgtgacttcaagttgtttctgacttatggtgactctcaTGATGTTTGCTTGGGAAAATTTGTTGTTTGCATTCCTCTCAGGCTGAGATAatatgatttgtccaaggtcaccatggtcagtgggtttccatggctgagtaggcatttgaaccctggtctactgagttgtagtccaaggctcaaactactacatcacactggctttCCCTTGCAAATATATGTAAGTTAATGAGGATAAATGTTACTTAATACATGGATAAAAGTTTTAGGAAGTGCTTTGATATTCCTTGCATGGGACATTTGCTAATCTGGTCTACTGTATCAGAATGtgatattccaaaataaaataaaattccaatCCTTTATGGTTTATGCACCACTTTTCTAATGTTTTAAGATTGATGGGTGGGCCAGTAATTTAAATTATACATCGTTATTGCAAATTATCATTCTGATTTCTAATTTCAGGTAAAAATGCAGCAAGCTGCTCTGGAGTTACAACTCACACCTTTCAATGTGTTGCTGCGAACAACACTGGATCTACTACAGGAAAAAGATCAAGCTCAGATCTTTGCAGACCCTGTGAATCTAAGTGAGGCAAGTACaagaaataaataagtttgaCTGAAAGGCACATTCAGTTGTGAGCCAGCGCCAGAAATGAGAATTAATTGGCCTATCaggtattgttggactgcaacttcacCTTTGGCTATGCTTACTCTAGGTGATGGGTGCGGATGTCCAATAATATCTAGAGGATCTGTATGATTCCCAACATTGGCTTTTGTGATTGGCAAGGGTAATGTCATGTGTTGTTGGACTGCTCATGCTGTACTTGTGCTGCTATTATAAATAGAGCAGCCCTGGGGTGCCTATGAAGAGGGTTTCCCAGTTGTCTAAGCTGGGCTTGTGTTTTGAGGAAGTTAGCCATTGCTATTCAGTAAAatagggcaacatccttgaagacagccaattctgtcacaccagaagagacttgcagtttctcaaattgctcctgacacaaaaaaaccacacaaaataatGCTATTTTCCTAGACTTGAATGATTTAAGTGGGTGATATTGTTATGCATTTGTGATCTACCTCATTGCGAGCGAGAAGGCATTTAGAGTGCTTGTGATGTGTACGTTGTGGTTAGCTAGTAAATGATTTTTGTAATTGTACAGGTTTTATATGTTTAGGTTCCAGATTACCTGGAATTCATTTCCAAGCCAATGGATTTTGCTACCATGAGGCGAAAGCTGGAGTCCCACCAGTATCAAACGCTGGATGAATTTGAGGAGGACTTTAACCTTATTCTTACCAACTGCATGAGGTATAACTCCAAAGATACCATTTTCCATCGCGCAGCTATCCGGCTCAGAGACCTTGGAGGGGCAATATTGCGTCATGCAAGGCGTCAAGTGGAAACTATTGGCTTTGACCCCCAAATGGGGATTCACTTGCCAGAATCACCAAAGACAGAAGATTTTTATCGTTTTTCGTGGGAGGATGGTGAGTTTTCATTGGCGGTTTCTGCTTTAAtagtaaataaaattttaaaataatgttgccATATATACAAGTAACATGTAAATATCGGTCTTTAAAAAGTGctaaaatatttgttaaaatctttCTGGCTTCATTATGACTTGCATAAGATTATTAACGAAAAGTGGTTTTGACACTGCGCAAAACTGGAATTATTTTGTCTCGAACATTGCACCATTCTCCAATAGGTAAATTATACATCAAAAATGTTGAAGAATGCCTAAAATGTATAAACGGAATTTGCCAGTATAAAACAGAAACAGTACTCAAAGTGTAGAGATATAAATGCTGGACTATTTTAAATAGCTATAAGTAATTTTCTCTCCATTGTGACAGAAAATGAACATTCTTCCACAGTGTTCTCTCCATATTTGAAAATGTGTTCCTCTACAGAGAAAAGCACATACTCTTTTGCACAAAATCCCTGTTTTACAGGCAAAAGCTCAATTAACAATGATTGTTTTATCTTAAACCAGATCAAAGTTTTTTATTGATTACACAGAGTATTTGATCCCTCTCTTCCTTATTGACTTTATGCTGTATCTTCTTCATGtttttttgaaataatatttgaaaatgctTGCATTATATGCTATGAAATTAAATAGTAAATTTGCTACTAACTGTACAGCGTTGCACTTTGAGCAGTTCAGagaatctttctctttctcttaatTAAGAATCTAAAGAATAATCACATAATCAAGTCAAGGACAAGAAAATTAATGCATCAAGACACTGCACTGAGAACATGATTAATTCAAGATGTTTCacatttcagaacattttgcAAAGAGGTGCTTGCATTAAAACCCGAGAGACTAGTTTAAAATATGGTGTATGGAAGACATAATTCAGAATTTTGTGCAATTTCCCCCCACAAAGGTGTCAAACAACAATAGAACATGAAAACAGAAATTCTTGTAATCTCATCCAGTGCTGAGAAAGTTATGGCAAGAAAAAAAGTGAAGGTTGTTGGCACTGTTGTTGGCATGACGCCTTACTTCTactcactggcttacgaggaggaggaatagataaTTACATTGCTATTATACATCTGAGTAACATCTGCAATCTGTACTTGGGTCCTGTTTGCCCTGCTAACTCAGTTGACATTTTGAGTAATGATCAATTTATATTCCCCCAAGGAACTCTGTTGACTCTGAGAAATTGACACTTCTGCTTTTATGTTTCATGTTTGttttatgtctgatataataggttgtgtttaaattttattctaattttctaagttataatttgtttttatattctaATTTTCGTTATTATGTGTTTAttgttatgttcaggcattgaatgtttgcctttttgtgattggaatccaccctgagtcccttcagggagatagggcgaaaaataaatgaatttttaaatcataataataataataatgattatattGGTGACTTACTTTTCACCCTAGTGCTTTCATCTTTGCAGTTGATAACATCCTTCTGCCTGAAAACCGGGCTCATCTTTCCTTGGAGGCTCAGCTGAAGGAGCTCCTGGAAAAACTGGACATGGTGAGCACTATGCGGTCAAGTGGTGCCCGAACCCGGCGCGTCCGCCTCTTGAGACGTGAAATTAACTCTCTCCGGCAAAAGCTGGCACAGCAACAGAGCAAAACCATGCCAAATGGAGAGCCAGCTCCATGGGAGGAAGGAGTCGAGAAAATGCTACATGAAGAACAAGATGAAGACAGGGAGAAAGGTGAGAGGTCTTTCTACATCTCTTAAAAGTAGCAATTCTGGAACAGGAGTCCTCTTGGAATTCGCAGAATAAATGAAAATGCCTTGGGACATCTATGCACATGATAAGTCTTAGGAAGAAGTTGCTGAATAATGACTAATTTAACACAAACTCAAAAATCATATAAAAATGTGGAAAATATCAGAAACATTTTACAGTCTGTGGCTTTATGTTGAAATGGAGtacatatattcatgtataagttgagctCTTGTATAAATTGAGGGTAGGTGTTGGAGATTACGTCAGTGGAGTTTTATATGACCCATAGATAAGTTGAGTCTCATTCCACAGTGAAGAGAAAGTGTAACACTGCCTCAGGGGTCCAGTCAGCTCTATCATTTTTGCAGCGAAAAAGCTCAGAAGTGATCGAGAGAGAAGTGGAGCAatccttcttttaggttttcctgggATGGACTATGCTCTCACTTTTGCTCTTTTAAATAAGAATTAAGATAACAGATGGCTCCTTTTTTTGAATAAGAATTAAGGCAATGTGTTCACATTGATCTATAGATAATTTGACCCAGTTTTTTGGGtcgattttttgactaaaatttctagacttatactcgagtatattttTGTACAAGAATTCCAAAGGTTTAGGAGAAATCAGCAAATAGTGATTAAGTTGGAGAGTCTTGGATTCTTTATGTTTCAATCTGCAATCCATTTTTGCTGACATGCCTGGATCATATTCAGAGTCTATGAAGTAGAAAGCTAGACCAAGATGGTTTTCTTTTTGAGATTAAAGATAAGGTGTTtctcttctttgtggtctctgtgactcTCAGGGATATGCCATCCTGCACCTGTACAACTATAGTAGGGTTAAGCAGtctctgaggctgcctgcttCCTATCTCTTGTTGACTAATTGTTTCAGTTACTGGAGTTTAGAGTTTGTACATGCAATTTACTTATCTTTTGTGTCCTTTAGGTTTTCCTCTGTATTTGTTTTCACTCTTTATTTCATGTTTCATTTGCTTGGGTTTCTTTGAGTTGACCTTTGGAAGTTCTCTTCCCACCTTCTCATGGGTTAAGAAGTGCTGGATTATGATCAAATGATTCCCCAATCCAGCTACCATTCCTGTAGTCTTTTGTCTTTGGGGAAGGTGTTTATGGAAGACTGCTGCATTCACTGCCAAACCTTTACTCCTCAGTTGGAGTAAACTGAAAGTGACTAAAATGTGGTAAAAATGTCCTCCAGACTCTAGATGCCATTGGGAGAAATTTGGGGGCCAAAAATATTTGTGGGGTTtgcaatagatgtatgcagcccTTAATGTCTCACAGGGAGCTAAGTTGCCCACCTAGACCACTACAGCTGCCCATCCTCGCTTTTGGAAAATCTCAAATTTAGTGATGTTACTGCTTGCTTGCTGATGCTAACTCCAGTACTGTTTGTTTGCTGATGCTAACTCTTTTTTTGGATAGAGAAAATATTCTTGTGACTTGTCCTAATTACGTCAGGtcactgttttttgtttttgagtgacAAACATGAACTTTCTACAAGTCAGAGAACAGTATCTACAACTGAAGTTGCAGTTTTGCAGAAATCTAATCTTATTTAATACGTATTGGTTCTTTCAAAAGATAAGTGTTAGCATAAGTGGAAGGTGGGTGCATAAAACTACATTTCTAATATTGATGTATGAAAGTATGTTTGATCTGTATCAAACAAATATGTTTCCCATGGAGCTCCTTTATTAGAAAGAATTGACTCTAGTTACAGTTTTTGAGAGCTGTACGATTTGACTTTTTCTAATTGGACAGTAACAATTCTTCCAAATTTAAAAGATTGGGTGTTGGCTATCAATCTAGACGAATACGTTTAAAACAACATGATACAAGTTTTATGATacttatgatatgatatgatatgatgatATGATATAGTTTTTTTCTATCAAAATATGATTCATGTTCTCAAGTTTTATAGCAACCTATACTTCCCAgcaaaagcaaagaaacagtaaAGCTAAAGTAATAACTGGTGTGTGTATCATAGAACTCTTAACAGGAGTATTCCCAGATATCTTAGCCTTGTGAGTGTGCACACTATGAAGACTGAGTTTCATAAATAGGCTACAAATAAAGAATAAAACATCAGGATTTTTCCCTGTGTTATATACCATTCTCAAAAATAAAAGGATGTCACATTTTCAGTTTTTAACCCCTTTTTCAAAACCAAActaaagagagaaaaacattATAAGCTATTTGGAATgcgctcctctctctctctgtctgagtGGAATTTACTTAGGTCCCCTTCACACTggctttatatcccaggatctgatcccaggttatctgctttgaactggattatatgagtctccactgccatgtaacctgggataagcagataatctgggatcagatcctgggaaataaggacagtgtagaagaggccttagattGCAGCCTGCAATAGGACTGTAGCCTTATACTGGAATTATGTTAAAAGATGTTATCATCTACATCTTCTTGCTGTGTAACAGCAAAATGGGTTATATTGGTAAGCACAGTAAAGCAATCAATTTTCAATCAATGTATAAATAGGATGCTTTATGTTTGCCCACAGCTGatctaagttatttatttatttttatttcagaacacattAGAATTCTTCAATGCTTTCTGATTAATGAGGCAAACACTTAGTGTTCGTGAAAGCTCATTGTAAATTCTATCGCTTTCACATTTGTTGCTTCTTTATTAAAAACTTGCTTTGCCCAGTAATCCAGTTAGCATAGTTAAAAATGTGTCTCTTTAATGGAGCATGTAGTCCTTGAGACAAGAGGAATAAGGAGCAAAGTCAGTTCTGGAAGAGCTGGAGACACTTTCAGAATCGATATGTATCCAAACAATTGTGATAGTTGAATGGACTCTCTTgctgtttgcctttttttttttttttttgctataaagTATTTTTGCAGTTTGAGAAAGCACTATAAGCAGCCACTTTCAAATAATAGAAATATGTGTTCCACTTCTCCATtctctttctgttgttttgtgctcAGAAGGACACaaacattcattcatttttagaGTTCCTGTAATCCTGCCCATTATTGATTGCTTAGATACCATTTGGGTTACATTCAGATTGTTCAATAACTTTGTTATACGCATATTATGTTGGTATTGGAGGACCAAATGAAAAGAAGATAGGATTTGCCCAAGCAGTCAGGAAGACTGAAGAGGTTGATCAAGGGTAACATTCTGTTCCCTATTGCTTCAGATACTCAGAGGTGTGAACTAATAAGGACTTTAAAATACTTATTTTCATTACAAaattattgttctttcattttaccATCTGGTCTTTTGATATAGCAATAGGAAACATgggatcctccagatgttgtaaTACAGCATCTCCCATCAGCCTTTAACATTGGCTGTACCGGTGAGAGcttgtgggagctgcagtcctTTATGTAATGATATGCATTCCCCTTTTTACATCAGAGAATGCTAAAGGCCTATTTTTATTAATGTAAAATGGATATCTGACCTTTGCCTTCTGCTTTTTAAATACAGCATGAGATTTTGAGTATCTTGACAACATGTTATATATATTCTGGTTTCTGGGGCTCTCCAAAAGGCGGAATAGTTAGGTAATATAATTCTGAACTTCGTAGCAAAAGGAAGTGCTAACCAGCTGTTGATGAAAAACATAGGGCacctgggattttaaaaaaagcctCAGCAATGTCTTCTCTAATGTAATCATGGCTAAACTGTGCTGGAGTTCAAATTTCTACCACAAAAGTATTGTGAtgtataggggttttttttgggggggggggagtggggcaCTTTGAGGAGTTCTGACTTTTCCCCCTACAAGCATCCCTATCCACCAACTACAATAACTCACAAAATTGACCCTCTGAAATAGCCCAAAGTATTATTAGTCAATTAATTTAAGATGTGTTGTTATTCTCGAGAAGTATGTTAGAAAGTGCTTTCAGAATAGATGTCACTTAGTTTTATTATTTTGGCTAATTGGTAACAATGTGTGGTTTGGAAGTGTACCGTGTTCTTATTAAATGGGAACAATGGGTTCTTTGGTGTACTTTGGCTTTGGAGGCTGCTTAGGCAGTTTGAGGAATAACTTGTTTCCCTGGTGACGACCAGAATACTGCACAGCTAGCAATTAACACTTGTATAGCAGCA
Encoded here:
- the BRPF3 gene encoding bromodomain and PHD finger-containing protein 3 isoform X2 is translated as MRKPRRRSRQTLEGRRSPSPYSLKCSPTRETLTYAQAQRIVEVDIDGRLHRISIYDPLKIITEDELTAQDITECNSNKENSEQPLFPSKSKKTQCKGKKKETCTKHSPGTSFHLPQPSFRMIEPFSQPDAPPLPSAYYQYLEKLPEDVDAEVEYDMDEEDLAWLDMINEKRKNDGYGSISAETFELLLDRLEKESYMESRNNGSQQTLIDEDAVCCVCMDDECHNSNVILFCDICNLAVHQECYGVPYIPEGQWLCRCCLQSPSHPVDCVLCPNKGGAFKQTSDGHWAHVVCAIWIPEVCFANTVFLEPIEGIENIPPARWKLSCYICKQKGMGAAIQCHKVNCYTAFHVTCAQRAGLFMKIEPMRETSLNGTTFTVRKTAYCEAHSPSGTPKKGRTVTVRGRREDIAKKEAGDEGTLKTKNKVKLKQKVKKESCSSVPLLMVTQIPSYRLNKICSGLSFQRKNQFMQRLHNYWLLKRQSRNGVPLIRRLHSHLQSQRNAEQKEHDEKTGAVKEELKYWQKLRHDLERARLLIELIRKREKLKREQVKMQQAALELQLTPFNVLLRTTLDLLQEKDQAQIFADPVNLSEVPDYLEFISKPMDFATMRRKLESHQYQTLDEFEEDFNLILTNCMRYNSKDTIFHRAAIRLRDLGGAILRHARRQVETIGFDPQMGIHLPESPKTEDFYRFSWEDVDNILLPENRAHLSLEAQLKELLEKLDMVSTMRSSGARTRRVRLLRREINSLRQKLAQQQSKTMPNGEPAPWEEGVEKMLHEEQDEDREKDDTKPPLPPTLEPTGPAPSLSELDSLQDPPTLKPISESKSSKRLRKRLRSEGELFDKKMLQRESHAFQRLLSDSGLNGLALQATGTSASPPFSGVGRRTSVLFRKAKNGVKLQRGLDCPLEKGEDHSQSGQLSPSSREGKRSSRKRPQSGSCSESDGEKSPRQAGVTGAVTNGFRKHRESGSDSECSSGHGGGLPFGICSGLTPHKRSRGKPALTLVPFLEGVNGDSEYNNSGRNLLMPFEEHTELEALELVWAKCRGYPSYPALIIDPEMPREGLLHNGVPIPVPPMDVLKLGEQRQTEAGEKLFLVLFFDNKRTWQWLPREKVTPLGVDDTVDKLKMLEGRKTSIRKSVQVAYDRAMIHMSRVRGDHPFVTPNYL
- the BRPF3 gene encoding bromodomain and PHD finger-containing protein 3 isoform X1, giving the protein MRKPRRRSRQTLEGRRSPSPYSLKCSPTRETLTYAQAQRIVEVDIDGRLHRISIYDPLKIITEDELTAQDITECNSNKENSEQPLFPSKSKKTQCKGKKKETCTKHSPGTSFHLPQPSFRMIEPFSQPDAPPLPSAYYQYLEKLPEDVDAEVEYDMDEEDLAWLDMINEKRKNDGYGSISAETFELLLDRLEKESYMESRNNGSQQTLIDEDAVCCVCMDDECHNSNVILFCDICNLAVHQECYGVPYIPEGQWLCRCCLQSPSHPVDCVLCPNKGGAFKQTSDGHWAHVVCAIWIPEVCFANTVFLEPIEGIENIPPARWKLSCYICKQKGMGAAIQCHKVNCYTAFHVTCAQRAGLFMKIEPMRETSLNGTTFTVRKTAYCEAHSPSGTPKKGRTVTVRGRREDIAKKEAGDEGTLKTKNKVKLKQKVKKESCSSVPLLMVTQIPSYRLNKICSGLSFQRKNQFMQRLHNYWLLKRQSRNGVPLIRRLHSHLQSQRNAEQKEHDEKTGAVKEELKYWQKLRHDLERARLLIELIRKREKLKREQVKMQQAALELQLTPFNVLLRTTLDLLQEKDQAQIFADPVNLSEVPDYLEFISKPMDFATMRRKLESHQYQTLDEFEEDFNLILTNCMRYNSKDTIFHRAAIRLRDLGGAILRHARRQVETIGFDPQMGIHLPESPKTEDFYRFSWEDVDNILLPENRAHLSLEAQLKELLEKLDMVSTMRSSGARTRRVRLLRREINSLRQKLAQQQSKTMPNGEPAPWEEGVEKMLHEEQDEDREKADDTKPPLPPTLEPTGPAPSLSELDSLQDPPTLKPISESKSSKRLRKRLRSEGELFDKKMLQRESHAFQRLLSDSGLNGLALQATGTSASPPFSGVGRRTSVLFRKAKNGVKLQRGLDCPLEKGEDHSQSGQLSPSSREGKRSSRKRPQSGSCSESDGEKSPRQAGVTGAVTNGFRKHRESGSDSECSSGHGGGLPFGICSGLTPHKRSRGKPALTLVPFLEGVNGDSEYNNSGRNLLMPFEEHTELEALELVWAKCRGYPSYPALIIDPEMPREGLLHNGVPIPVPPMDVLKLGEQRQTEAGEKLFLVLFFDNKRTWQWLPREKVTPLGVDDTVDKLKMLEGRKTSIRKSVQVAYDRAMIHMSRVRGDHPFVTPNYL